The genomic interval GTATTGCTCTTTACCTTTACTTGTTTCTTCCTATTTGTATCTAAATAGTGAAACATTACCTATAGTGAAACATTAAGACATTCTTTCCTAATCTAGTATCCTCCAAATGTTAGGACTGCAACTGTCTCATTGCTGAGCAGGTTTCATAATGGATGGGGTTAACGGCATTGAAActgaaaacacctggaaggcattGGGTTGGAGAAAGCTACATTAAGTTAATGAACTGCTTAACTAACACTTTTTGGCACAAGGGGTTTGCTTTGGTCTTCATAATTTTCTGAACAACTTTTCACTGTATTCCATTGGATTGGATTCAGCCTTAACCATGTTAGCATAGACCTATTAAAAACAGCCATTGCCATAGTATAATAGCCAGAACTAACTCAGCCCTATTCGTTTCAGTAATCTGCTGTAAACTTAAGTATGGGTTCAACCCTGATTTGTTGTAAAAATACGTTTAATTTTGTGTAGTTAATAGAAAAATGTTGTTCCTTATATTCAGAGAGTTTTTGGTGTATTCATCTCCTCGTGGAAACAGTAATCTTAGATTGATGAAATATTCAGAACTACAGTTCTCACTgatgttttgttcttgttttctttttagctgcttttctAACACAGACTGTATGTCTTGATGACACAACagtaaaatttgaaatttgggaTACAGCTGGTCAAGAAAGATACCACAGTTTGGCACCAATGTATTATAGAGGAGCACAGGCAGCTATAGTTGTATATGATATTACCAATGAGGTAAGTACAGTTAGTGTAATAAAAGGGTTATATGTTCTAGAAGCAGTATGTTGATATAACCTTCACATGTAAAGTTTGACAGATTGCTTACTGTTTCTATAGGGGAAGGAGCATTTTTGCTTGCTTTCTGGTGTTGTTTAAAATAATGAGTTTGCATGTTCTCAAGCAATTTACTGTGCTACAATAGGAATGATATTCTAGTTTTCTGTCCACCCCTATCCAGACTTAAAGGAATtaatccatgggtcatatagtGCTCCTTCACTTTTGTGGTCCTAAAATCATTGCTGCCTTTCAGATTTTGAATTGCCCTGTGCTTTCAATTGTTTGCTTTGAGTTTAATAACTgtattcagtttttttttttttaaaaaaggcattgtttaaaaaagaataatcacATGTAATCTTGTATCTTGCTGAAAGGTACAAGAGGTAGCTCTGTAACACAGTGTAGCAAAATTGTGTTTTGAGTTGCAAAGGATtttcagcaggaagaaaaaaatcaaacactTGCAGATACATTGTAATGCAATGTATTTTTTTCTCAGAAGAGTCCTTGCTGATTGCAGCAATTTCATAATTGCCATAGCTTTCCCATCTCTGGTGTGTGTGCttccatatgttttgttttgttagtgCAACTGTGTTTGTCATacaaatttattttatgtatttatatcccagcttccTACCAATATATggcccaaggtggcttacaacgtAGATTGAAAGAAagcttgggtttttaaaaaacatgcttacaataaaaagctaaaatgaattttaaataaacTATCTCATTGATGCACTGGAaagttttaaagcatttaaaacaacagtgAAAATAGAGATACGGAACACTCATATCCCAATAAACAAGCCTTTTGGACCATGGCTAATAGTTTTAAAAGGGTTTAAATAGAGGAAGGAGAGCAGGAAGAGGGCTAGCGCTGAGAGCAGACTATTAGAAGACCTTCTCGTGTCTTCTCACCAGATGTACTTTTAATGGTGGGACCAAGCAAAAGCTGTTCACAGAAGGTATTAAAACCTGACTTATCTCATAGTAGGAGATGTATCTACTGTATTAGATAGTCTGGATCTGAGTTATAAAAGGCTTTACAAGTCATAACCAGTACTTCAACTTATGCCTGAGTATGAACTGAGCTTTATgaaagagccactgtggtgtagtggtttgagtgttggactaggattcaggGAGATTGAaatccaaatccccactcagtcatgggaaccacagggtgaccttgggaaagtgcCACACTCAGACCTcaaggcagtggcaaacatcaggaaaaccccatagtaggttttcctaagggttgccataagtcagaaactacttagaggcacacaacaacaaatggaccaatagccagtgaagctgttgcctTAAATATTTAAGACACATGATAGTTTTAAGTATCTGAAGGCAGCTTCCTATAGAGCACATTACGGTAAAAATGAGGTGTAACCAAGACATGTGTCAACATTGCTAGATCTGGCTACAGGGATAGGTGAAGCTTCCATCCTAGTTTTGCTTTGCTGAAAATAGCAAGAAATGTACTCTCACACTGCCTATTAAAGTTTTATCTGAACAGTGCAAACTTCATTTAACTTCAGATGGTTATGAGAGAAGACTAGATAAGCTTTTTGTGGAAGAGATGCGCTAGAGTGAGGACCCTAACCAAAAAGTCTTCATGCAGTTTGGCACATGGGTAGGCAGGatcagggatgcagtggcttagtggttaagacgatcagaagatcagaaggttggcagttcgaggcccgggtgtTGCATGATGCAGTGAACTCCTATCACTAGTCAGCTTCTGCctacctagcagttcaaaagcatgcagatgtaagtagatagataggtaccaatTCTCAatgagaaggtaacagtgtttggtgcagtcatgctagccacatgagcaccagagcagtcctcagacaacgctggctcttcggcttagaaacagagatgagcaccaccaccTACAGTCAGttgcaactagacattcatgtcaaaggactacctttacctttaggcaGGATCGTGCAGGAGCAGGCAATCTTTGAATTCCTCAGTACCAAGTATTTAATGGTGAACTAGACTGGAGCTTTGGGTCAGGTTCAGAAACAGGAGGAGCAAATCCAGAACAAATTACATAGTGCTGTATGCTCCAAATTGAGAGGCAGAGTCTAATCAGCAATCTAGCAGCAAAATTCTGGTCCTCTGCCCTTCAAAGAGGTGACAGGATTTTGGCCCTATGCTCTTCAGGAAGGTGACACAACGAGATGGTTTGATGGAGATTCAAATCTAAATGTTCATCAGTAATCCTGAGCAAATTTCCATTGATGTGATAAGTATCTTGCTCCAAGTCAGTTTACAGTTTTTACAATAATTACAGTTTAGTGATTGCTAAATTTAGCCGTCTGCAtaacaaaagggagaaaaatgaatTATGTTAGAATGTAGTTTGTGGGCAATAGTTGCCCAGCTGTATTTTCCATAAAGTTTGCTTAAGGTATTTAAATCATTGAAGCTGAAAAAGAATAAATAagtcttgttcttctttttaaatgataCCAGGAATCTTTTGCAAGAGCAAAAAACTGGGTAAAAGAACTCCAGAGACAAGCAAGTCCTAACATTGTAATAGCTTTAGCCGGAAACAAAGCTGATCTAGCTAACAAAAGGGCTGTAGATTTTCAGGTGAGTTTTGACTCTTATATTTGGTCTGAAATTCTACCTCTGGAATAATATATAGATCTGTACAATTTGGTATTCTTTTGTTGTAGCTCTGAAATTTGTTCCTATTGTTTTGTAACTTGTTCCTTTCTGTCTAAAAATGCTACTACAGTATTTTTAAGAAATGTGTGACTTAAGCCATTTTGAGGGTTTGTTCTGCCAGATCCTTGCTGTGAGACAAGCAGAATGACCCAGCTGCTTGCTGCCTTGAGAAGCTTATTTGTTACAAGTATCATTTATGGTATCTAACCATGCGTTCAAGTTAGGGTTGAAGAAAGGCCCCCTCTATCCACAGACCCATTTCCTTGATCCCATTTGGATCATTGTTTTTCACAATTTAACTGATGGATTAAGATCTAGGATAGGTGAACAAATCATATggtctgcagggttgttgtgcaTTCTTGATTCAGAAAGCAAGGAAATACAGATTGTTAAAGGAGGTATAAGCAGTATATTGGGAGGTGCAAGGTCATGACTAATTTAGATGTTTGTCAGATTTGTAACAACAGTAACTTATGAACTTCCTTGAAGTTTACATACAGCATGCTATCATGCTTAAAATAAGATTTTGTGTTATCAGGTGTTCATATGGACAACAGTTATTTTGCTTTGGACAACAATTACTTTGCTTTGGACTTGCCTCTTTATTTATACCTATCTGCAAAATTCTATGATGGTTTCACTGTTAAAATGTTGAATTCTCTTTGATCCTGAGTAAAGATCGCTTTGGAGTGTAAATTTTTGATGGCGAAAGTTACACTCCCATTTTTTCACTgccacatacagtggtgcctcgggttacgaaattaattcgttccgcggccgctttcgtaacccgaaaagccttcgtaagccgaattgccataggcgctaatggggaaaagccgcgtttcgtgcgaaaaagccgaaaaaagcaccaaaaattttcttcgtatcccgaaaaaacattcgtaacccggaacaatgatttcctatgggattttttcgtatcccgaaaatttcgtaacctgggtatttcgtatcccgaggtaccactgtacttttttcCAATGCCTTTTTAGTACAGCAAAACCTTAGATGAGTGATTTCTGAAAAGTTTCTGTTGGTACTGACTTGTACAGGAGGCTTTGCTGTATTTCAAGGAGGTTGGCTTTTATATTAGCAACTGATCAAGCTAAGGTTGTTAAATAGCTGTATAATAAAGTGCTGTATAATCCGTTACTATAGGAAACAAAGTAAACCAGTTTGCTTAACTTACAGGATGCACAGTCTTATGCAGATGACAATAGCTTATTGTTCATGGAAACATCAGCTAAAACATCAATGAATGTAAATGAAATATTCATGGCAATTGGTAAGTAAATATTTGACAGAAGataatgaaaaaacaaaatacacattttggtGGTACTtcattaggccaaccaaaaggcacaaaatacaatGGGTTTAGTGTCTTCATCAGACACAGTAAAAATAATTGATGGTGGAAGTGCTGTGTCAGTGTCATAGATATGCATTTTGCTTGGAATGTTTCGTTGGCTGTTAAGATAGTCTTGCCATTGGTGCCTTCTGAAGGGTTCTGCATGGGAAACACCCATATGCCAGCAACCTGTGCAGACCAGTTAACTTTGTGAGCATCATGCTGAGGTAGAATATTTCAATAGGGATATGAGAAATTAAAAGAACTAGAGAGTAACTAGAAGAATAAAGGGAActgatgtgtatgtatataaagtAATCATCCATAGCTCAGTTAATGAAGGCTCTGACAACAAAGCCTCCTTTCATGAAGGCTTTTGGGCATACATGGCTAGGAATGGGTGTCTTCGATGGAACAGAAAAGCTTCCCAGTGGTGCCAGCCCACCCTCCAGGCTTGAAGCTGTAATGATGAATCAGCTGCTTATCTGTAGTGACAGATCAGATAGGAGAGCAACTCTTTAGGTTgctaacaaagattttttttttttaatgggagagAAACAGAGATGGAAGTGGCTGTAGGGGATTTTCAAAGCCCCCCTCCCAGCTTAACTGGGTACAGGCTAACCCTTTGTATACAGGTTTTCAGTGTCACAGCTTGAGTCCTTCAGCAGAGGACTTGGAAAAATGCACTCTTTAGATTGCTATAGGGAGATGCTATGTGCATGAACAAAATACATCATCTAACACAACAGACAGTGAAAATTAAATATAGATAGGAATTTCTAATACAAATCCTGAATACTAATTTTGGACTTTTGTTTTCTTGTAGCTAAAAAGTTGCCGAAGAATGAACCACAGAATGCAGGGGCCAATTCTGTTAGAGGAAGAGGGGTAGATCTTACTGAACCAACACAACCAACCAAGAGTCAATGCTGTAGCAACTAaaatttcagctgctttaaaCTGTCTTGAATATTCTTCTGCTTCCTAACTTGTTAATAACAATGGAATTTGGAGTGTTTAACCTGGCCCAATACAGCTTCCAAATCAAAGAGACTTACGAAATAGTCATTTCTAATACAGAATGATTTTGTCCTAATTTTTAATAACATGCATGTATCACTGGCTGTTATGTTTCAgcaaaagagggaggggaaaggaagctGGATAGACTTGGCTTCAGTTGAAAGGTTTATAAACTGTAATACTTGTCATTAGGGATAGAGACTGAATTACTCCATGGATCTGCAGCTAACCAGTTAGTTCCTTAAGCTATGAATATTGGTTACTGTAAAAGTGTAATGAACAGAATTGGGATTCTCCATTTATGATATGGAAAAACCCTAACTATAACACACCTGAAGATCCTATAAGCTTATTCACAGTATTTATGCAAAATGTTGTTTATGTGGGTATCTACCATTTAAATATACATTCCACATTTTCATAATTTAATGGAAAGATGTGCAGCATTAACAATTTTATTGATCCTGTGCTCACAGAAACAATTGGTTTTTAGTTGTTACACTAAATGTGAATTTGTCAACccagtttaaagtttaaaaatcaAGTTTAATTCAGTTTTTCTGCTTATACAACAAGATGACCAATGAATTCAACTCGTAATGCAACAAAGATTCATTCTTTACAAACTGTCAAAATCTGTGTCCAGCGAAAACTAGGtatctgattttgtttttaatcactgTTGACCATAACACAATTATCTTTCCCCTAAGGATAAAATCGGTCAGTGCACTAACAATTATGTACATTCAACTTGATTTTAAATTGGGATATTAATGTACTGTAAATAGGGTACTGCATTGTAGTCTACATCTGTTTAATACTCTGTACTATTTAAGAGTTGCTTAAAAGTATACAATATGTACAGTTACTTTAAAGAGCTAACATTTCTTTTCCCCTGAACTTGAGGGGATTAAGTTCTTCCTTCATGGCTAGAACAGTAATAAATGATGCTCCTGTACCTGTAACATAAGTACTACTGTCTGTCTGTAATGAATTCTGCAACTTTGTTTTCCAAAGTCCATTTTATTTTGATCTGTCCAGTATATTGCACTAATTCTTTAGTTATTTTCATTATATGAAATCTACCAAGTGTCAGAGAAGATGATTTAATCTATTTAAATGTTGAACTGCTAGCAGAAACTTACTTGTGCAGATTGTAAATTTGCAGTAATTTGGGCTTAGCAAGGAAAATGACAGTTCACCAGTGTTTAGTTTTATATTGAGGTGCTCAGGTTTGAATAAAGTGGTATAAAAAAGAAATCCTTGTAATCAGTCTTCTTagcatcatttttgtttttgtaaatttaTTATGGCAGTTTTTCAAAGCATAAGGGAGTTGACAAGTTTGTTTTTTCTATTGCAAGGACTGTCTGTTTTTAAACATGCTATACATGATAGACGTACGTGGGTATCTTATCACATCCATTTAAGAGTACAACCAAAACAGTAATATTATCTCTAGAACCAGCTTTTAGTGCAGCTTTTACTAGGTGCTTACTAATATACTTTGCTGCAAGGTCATAAAATGTCCAAGAATTTCCCCCCGAAGTTTCTGATGTTTGTGAAGTTTCATCGCTTTCATTGTCAAATCTTTGACTTGG from Sceloporus undulatus isolate JIND9_A2432 ecotype Alabama chromosome 6, SceUnd_v1.1, whole genome shotgun sequence carries:
- the RAB5A gene encoding ras-related protein Rab-5A, which produces MANRGAARPNGPNAGNKICQFKLVLLGESAVGKSSLVLRFVKGQFHEFQESTIGAAFLTQTVCLDDTTVKFEIWDTAGQERYHSLAPMYYRGAQAAIVVYDITNEESFARAKNWVKELQRQASPNIVIALAGNKADLANKRAVDFQDAQSYADDNSLLFMETSAKTSMNVNEIFMAIAKKLPKNEPQNAGANSVRGRGVDLTEPTQPTKSQCCSN